Within Propionispora hippei DSM 15287, the genomic segment ACCCCAAAGTGGATGCCCCATTGAAGAGAGATGAACACGGATCTGATGAGTGCGCCCGGTGAATAACTGCAACTCCAATAAGCAACCTCGTGAAAAGGAGTGTAAAACTTTATAAGCCGTAATAGCAGCTTGTCCCTCCGGATCAATGGTGCGCTGAATAATGCTGTCTTTTGAACGCCCAATTGGGGCGTCAATAATTCCCTGCTGTTGCTTCATGTTACCTGAAGCCAGTGCCCAATAAATTCTTTGAATACTTTTTAAATTTGATGAAGACAGTATGTGTTGAATATGGGGAAACTTGGCGATAAGGATTAACCCGGAAGTGTTGCGGTCAAGGCGATGAACCGGATGAAATGAGCAAGCTATATTTTGCTGCTGGTAGTAGGCGAGGACGCCGTTGGCCAGTGAAAGAGTATGTTCCTGTGTCGTTGGATGAACCAATAGTCCCGGCGGCTTATTGATAACAAGCAGATAGTTATCTTCGTAAATGATTGAGAGTGGCATAGCCACAGGCAGAAGAGTTGATTCTTGCTGCCAGGTTAGTCTCACAACGTCACCGGATTGCACATTGACTGGTAGTGTTACTGGCAGCCCATTGAGAGAGACGGTACCAGTATGTTTTATTTTCCGCCATAGTGATAAGGATATGCCTGCGTGGCGACGTAGAAAATCTTTTAGCAGTAGATTGTGAAAAGTTCCGGGGACAATGATTTCCAGCATGATTTCTCCTTTTTACTCATAGTATATGCAATAGAGCAGAGACAATTAAGAATAAGTCCCTGCTCTATCCGCTGCTGTACCTTATTATATCAGGCTTTGAACCATGGATACAAGATTCGCCATATGTTCGCGTTCCATGATGAGTGAGTTTTTTAGATGTTCCGTCATAGGTTCACCGTGTAATCCTAAAACATGCCATATTCTGCGATGACGTCTGGAGAGAGCCAGCAAAAGAAGCAGTAAAAGAGTATAATTAGGATTGAATTCTCGTGCGGAAAGGTCTTCTTCTTCTTCGGAAAGTTCCATTCCTCGTTCTTGAAATACAAGAGTAATTGTTTCATCATGCTTGGATATCATGTGAATTACATCCAGATAGTAATGCCAATGGTCTAGCATTATCTGGTCTAAATTATCTCGAATAGTGTCCCTTGCCTGCATTGCTGCTTCTAAAGCTGTTTTCATAAGATCAAGCTGTTCGATTGCCTCTTCATGCAGCATACGCATATGGTCTATATCCAACGACATAGGTCTGCGACTGCTGAATTTTCTCAACCTGGATCAATCCTCCTTGCAGTTGGATAAGTGTTTGTAAGATATGTGGTGGAGAGTCTTTGCGTTAGCGATGGCCTTTAAAAGGGGCAATGAACCGCAGCATTCTGATAGGAATATGCATAGAGATTGATTTGCGGTGGAAGCAAGTATTTACGATAATAAAATCACAACCTACATAACATAAGGTACCACAAAAAGATTCGCGTCCACAAAATCTTGCGTCAACCGAGAATAAAACTTCATCGCCGAGTAAGCACATTAAACGATCTTTAAAGTGTGCGTCTGGAAACGATAGAACCTTTCCTGGCATAGAGTCGTACATCCCCGAGTCCATGGGATCGCAACATGGTTCCATTTTTTCTTCATCATGGTACCAATGTGGATATTTACAGTCCATAAAAATCGTGAGCCTCCTTTATTCATATTATCAACCGATAGAATTCTTTGATATCTACCTGCTATATAGTATGAAATGACGAAACATAATGCTACTGGAGGTAAAGTTTTAAAAGCCAAATATCCGGAAAAGCAGAATTGGAGCGTTCTTTTTAATTTCTTATGGCAGGTCTTATGATAGAGTATGCAGGAGAAGTCGATTTTGTCTCGAATTGATAAACCAGTTACGCATTATATTATCTGCAGGAGGGAAACATGGAGTTCTTTAAGAACACCAGCACCATATTGTACGGATTTCTGGTTTGGCTGGTAATAGCACCGCGTTTCAATAGTCCCAAATACGGAGAATCGTTTTTGGCGTATATGACAGCATTATTATTTTGCCTTATCGCCAGTTCCGAGATTATGATGATTAAGCCGGTTGCTTTTTTCTTTACAATAGGCGGCTCAATCGCTTTTTGTTATGTAGTAGCACGTATGGCGATCAAATTTAGTATAAAAAGGTAGGAGGAATAACTACTATGGCCAAGGATTGTTCGTTTGATATTGTTTCGGATGTGGACATGCAGGAAGTGGATAATGCAGTTAATCAGACAGCGAAGGAAATATCACAGCGTTTTGATTTTCGCGGCAGTAAGTCATCCATCGCGCTGGAGGCCGAAGAAATTAAAATAATTGGCGATGACGATTATAAATTACAAAGTGTAATCGACATTTTACAGACCAAAATCGTTAAACGGGGGATATCGCTAAAAGCGCTTGATTATGGCAAAGTGGAGCCGGCATCGCATGGTACGGTACGTCAGGTCATTAAGATTAAAAAAGGGATCGACAAGGAGACCGCCAAACTGGTTGTAGCTGCTATTAAGGAAAGCAAACTTAAAGTTCAGCCGCAGATTATGGATGATCAAGTCCGCGTATCAGGGAAAAATAAAGATGATTTGCAAAACACCATGGCTAAGTTAAAGCAAATGGATTTTAAGGTAGATTTACAGTTTGTCAATTTCAGATCATAAGAAGACTTACCGATAAGTTTTATCTATAGCATGTTTGCTGATGCGGTGGTTAGGCAGGGCGTGTAAAAACATAAATACATGAGTATCTGGTTATGATAAAGAGCAAGGGTCTACACGCTGATATCTCGTGCAGACCCTTGCTCTTTATCTTTGCCTTTTATAGATTACTGTTGATCATTAGTCAGACCAATGACATCAAGTACCTTGAATGCCAGGCTGAAAATAATGGAAACGATTGTGGCCAGTGCCATACCTTTCAAGGTCACTGTGCCGAAAGTAATACTGGCGCCGCTGACACCGATGATTAATACGATAGAGGTAAGAATCAAGTTGCGGGAACGGCTGTAATCTACTTTGGATTCTACCAGCATGCGAATGCCGGATGCTGCAATGACACCGAACAGCAGCAGAGATACGCCACCCATTACGGCTGTGGGAATACTTTGAATTGCAGCGGCTAATTTCCCAACGAAGGATAGAACAATGGCGAGAACCGCTGCACCTCCAATAACCCAAACACTGTATACCTTAGTAATGGCCATAACACCGATGTTTTCGCCATAGGTTGTGTTCGGTGTAGAACCAAAGAAGCCGGATAACAGTGTCGATAGGCCATTGCCCAGCAGTGACCGGTGAAGGCCAGGATCTTTGGTCAGATCACGGCCAACAATATTTCCTGTTACGACTAGGTGGCCAATGTGTTCAGCAATGACTACAAGGGCAGCAGGGATAATAACCGCAATGGCACTGAAATTAAATTCAGGGGCATAAAACTGGGGAATGGCAAACCAGGGAGCTTTTTCAATACCGCTTAAATCGACAAGCCCTGTGAAGGCGGCCAGAATATAACCGCTTAAAACGCCGATCAAAATGGGAATAATAGACATAAAACCTCGAAAGAGGATGGAACCGAATACGGTCACTAACAGAGTGAAGATGGAGACAGTAACGACACTGAGGTCCAGCTTTTCCGCTGTAAGGCCAGCCATACCAGCAGCTACGGGAGCAAGCTCCAGACCAATTACGGCTACAATGGCGCCCATGGCGGCAGGGGGAAACACGACGTCAATCCACTTAGTGCCTGTGGCGCTGATGCTTAATGCCACCACGGAGAAAATAACGCCTGCGATGATGAATCCGCCTAAAGCAGCCGAATAACCATATTGCGGGATAACTGCTAAAACCGGTGAGATGAAGGCAAAACTGGAGCCAAGGTAAGCAGGGATTTTCCCTTTGCAGATCATTAAGTACAACAGGGTACCAATGCCGTTAAACAATAAAATAGTGGCAGGATTAACTTTAAAGAGAATCGGTACAAGTACGGTAGCGCCAAACATGGCAAATAAATGCTGTAAACTTAAAGGAAAGGTTTGTAATAAAGGTAATCTTTCTTCAATTTGGATAACGCGATTTGTCATAAAATAACCTCCCAAATCCTTTGGTACACATAAAAAGCCTCTTACCGGAGTAAGAGGCATGGATATATCACAGTTGTATTGTTTACTGTGGTGTACCTTCTTAGTCTCTCCGGACTAAATTAAAGGAATATACTATATTTTATAAAGAATGTATCATACTTTACTTTGCTTGTCTACTTTTTTCTGTAAAAATAGACTGGGCAATTACCATATTTTTCGTTACAATATAATAAAAAAGAATAGTTATCATTATATTTTTGAGGATTTATGCCGCATTGCGTAAAGGAGAGAAGACAATGGCTAATCATATAAATGGAACAGGATATAATACGGCCTTACGTGAGCTTGGAGGAGAGAAGGAGACGGTTTTTAGTGAGCAGCATCGCTTTCGGTACGTTGATCAGGAAGAACGCTGGCGGCAGGAATACAGACAGCATCAAGCAGTTGAAAACCAATTGGCGGCGGTAAAGAAGTTGACGTATGATCCTGTTGATTATGCTTCTTTGGTGATCCGTACCCCTTGGAAGGATCAGCCGTTTACGGATTTTTCTTATCTGGTTGCGGATGCCCAGGATCAGGTGGAGAAAAGTTATTTTTTCCGGGTGATAAAAAGAATTGCCATCATTGTCGCTTTATTTGTAGTACTGGTTATTGGTGCCAATGCGATTGTTTTGTGGATTACAGGCGTTTTAGGCGCCGCTGTAGCCGCTTCGTTATATTTTATTGTCAATGATAAACGCAGTGCTTTGGAAAAAGCGACGGCGGAGGCTCAATTCGAAGTAGAACGGCTGGAAAACGAAGAAAAGAAGATGAACGAGCAGGCAAAATTGGTACATGAGCAAAGTGAGGATGCCCGGGTATCAGAAATAGAAAAATTGTTGGACGGTGATCTTTCGGCAGTTATCTTAAGGTTGGATAATGTATTGCCGAAGATAGGGTTTCCCTTTCCTATAGATATTGATATCGAATTCTATAATAATATACCTCTGGCGAGAGTCTGGCTGCCTAATCGAGATGTTATTCCGCGCAATATTTGCGAACTATTGCCTTCCGGGCGGTTAAAATATACGGAAAAGGAATTACGGGATATTAATAAACAGTATTTGGAATTGTGTACGGCAATTCTTATCCAGATTATGTTAGTCATTTATGCACATATTCCTTCGTTTGACCGGGGATATATATATGGGGTATCGAAAGAAGAATTGCAAAACAATTGTTTGATAAATATAACTTTAGAACGGGAAAGTTTGACGGCCGCTTGTCAAGCGGCCAATGTGCTGGCTGCTGCCCAGGCGCTGGATACGCAATTTGAGTGCGACACCAATTTAAAATTATCCCCTATTGAAGCCGTTCGTCCGGCTGAGTGGGTCGATGTTGAACGGAAGGATATTCGTGGGATAAACATTAAAATTTTTAAATAATGATAATTACTAATTAATAAATATTCCGAAAAGAAGGATTTTTGGTTATTTGAGCGGAATATAAATTACTTGTGTCACATACATAATTTCAGCGAAGATAAGGGGGATTATAATGAAAATTGCCGAGGTTATTCAAACTGCCGATTGGAAAGCTGAAAAACACGTACCGGTGATTAACGCGCCGGCACAGGTAAAAGCGGGAGAAAAATTCAGCGTAAAGGTCTGTGTTGGCCAGGAAATTGCTCATCCGAATACAACTGAACATCACATTCGTTGGATTAAATTGTACTTTAAGCCCACTAACGGAAAATTTGTATATGAAGTTGCGTCCTTTGAGTTCAACGCCCATGGTGAGTCAACAGAAGGTGCCAATAAAGGACCTGTTTACACAGAAACTGACTCACAGGCTTCTGTAAAATTGACGGCTTCCGGAACGTTTATTGCAACGGCATACTGTAATATCCATGGATTATGGGAAAGTTCACAGGAAATAACAGTCGAATAAGTAAAAAAACAGCGCTTTGATTTTCCAAGCGCTGTTTTTTTACTTATTTTTTATGCAAAAATGTCCATTCTTAAGAGGATTTTGTTTTTCTAGAGAGAATATAAGATTTCATGCTTATTTTAGCAGAGAGTGGGTATGGTAACTGTCAGGAGTATGCTGGCGGTTTGGTAAAGAAAAAGGGGGATAGGAATGGCATTAATTGTAAAGAAATTCGGTGGAAGCTCGGTAGCTACCCCGGAAAAAATATTGGCGGTGGCTCGAAGAGTGCTAACCGAGAAGAGTCTGGAAGACAAGGTGGTTGTGGTGGTATCGGCGATGGGGGATACTACGGATGATTTAATTTCTTTAGCGAATGCGGTTATGGATCCGGTTTATAATAATAGCCGGGAGATGGACATGCTACTGGCAACGGGTGAGCAGATTTCTATTGCTTTATTATCCATGGCTTTTGCGCGGCTGGGTCAGCCAGCCATATCGCTTACCGGAATGCAGGCAGGTGTTCAATCCAATACCGCGTATGGTAAAGGGAGAATTTTGGATATTACGCCTGAACGGGTACTGGCTGAGCTTGATAAGGGTAAAATCGTTGTAGTAGCAGGTTTTCAGGGCGTTACGCCGGATGGAGATATCATCACCCTAGGGCGGGGCGGTTCAGATACTTCGGCCGTGGCGTTGGCGGGAGCACTGCGGGCCGATGCCTGTGAAATATTTACCGATGTTGATGGAATCTATTCTGCCGATCCGAGAGTAGTACCTACGGCCAGAAAAATGAAAGAGATCACCTATAATGAGATGTTGGAAATGGCTCGCCTCGGAGCCGGTGTTATGCAGCCCAGATCGGTTGAGATGGGAAAATTTTACGGTGTTCCTATTCATGTCCGTTCGACATTTACACAAAATGAGGGAACTTTTATTAGGGAGGAATATACAGTGGAAGAAAAAGAATTTATTATTCGCGGCGTAACTCATGATACAAATGTAGCTAAAATTGCTGTATTGGGTGTGCCTGATCGTCCGGGTATTGCATATAAACTTTTTTCTGCCTTGGCAGAGGCCAATATAGACGTTGATATGATTGTACAGAGTGTGCGCAGTACCCAGAAAAATATTATTGATATGGTGTTTACTATTGCGCAGCCTGATATTGTACAAGCCAAGCAAATTGTGGAAAAGATTGGTGAAGAATTGGGAACTATGGGCGTTCAAGTGGAAGAAAATGTGGCCAAAGTTTCTGTAGTTGGCGCCGGTATGCTGGGAAATCCAGGGATTGCCGCTAATATGTTCGGGGCGCTGGCCGATGCGGAAATAAATATTGAAGTTATCAGTACTTCAGAAATCAGCATATCCTGTGTGATAAAGGCCGAACAGGTAAATGAGGCTGTTCAGGCGATCCATGCCCGCTTTTTTAGTGCGTCATAAGAACGGGATGAAACGAAATTAGCTGCTAATATTTTCAACGCATAGGTCTGTTTTCTCTGTGGCATTCTATCATTAGAACCTTAGGTTACAATATAAAATATGAAATGGAGGTTTTGCGTAATGTCAAGGAGTAAAAAACCTGTGAACCCGGCGGCGCAAAAGGCTCTCGATCAGCTTAAGGAAGAAACGGCAGCAGAAATTGGCTTGAAGGACTATAAGAACACCTATAAAGGTGCTCTGACCTCAGCCGACAACGGCAGAGTCGGCGGTCACATGGTCCGCAAAATGATTCAGGCCCAAGAAAACAGTTTTAGCAATAGTAAGTAAGTAACAGGCCATTTGGCCTGTTTTTTTATGTGCTCCAATGGTAATGAGTATAAATATGTATAATATCGTTAATTTGTCTAGGCGTGGCAGGATTTTATATAGATAATTTAGAAACTAATACAGACACGATTTTACATTATTATCTATAGGTAGTGTCTTTGTGTTCCGGAAATAATAATCCTATGCGAAGTAAGAAGGAGGTAGCAGCATGGGATATCGAAAGAAAAACTGGATTGATGATACAAGTTTTGAGTTTCCCAGGACTGGTTTTTGGATTATTCATGTGGCAGGGTCACTACTGCTTTTTCTTATGGGAATGCGCTTTGCTGTCCGCCGGGCGCCACTCCCTGTCATGCTGTTTCGCTTATTAAAAACATTAAGGTAATAAAGGCTTCCTGTCGTGGTGAACAGAAGTTCACCATTTTTCTTAATATAACAACAAACCAATTATTTCTATATTAGACAGATCACGTTTCATAAGTGCAAATTATATATTGCTCTATGCATATACTGAGTATTATTACTCTGGAGGTTATCTATGAAGAGTTCAAATGTAAAAATTCAATTTACTAACGGAGAAGTCGGCGAATATGATAAAGGCAGCTCTTTGTTAGACATTGCCCGTGAACGGGCAGCCCTATACACATCTCCGATTGTTGCTGCCAAGGTGAATAATGAAATAAAGGATTTGCAATCACGGGTTGACTCAGATTGTTCTATTGATTTTCTCGATTTGCAAACGGAAACTGGAATCAAAGTGTATGAGCGCAGTTTGACTTTTGTTATGATTGCCGCAGCTAAGGAGCTTTTTCCCAATGCGACATTAACAGTTGAACATTCCTTAAGCAAGGGATTATAC encodes:
- a CDS encoding alpha/beta-type small acid-soluble spore protein, whose amino-acid sequence is MSRSKKPVNPAAQKALDQLKEETAAEIGLKDYKNTYKGALTSADNGRVGGHMVRKMIQAQENSFSNSK
- a CDS encoding RluA family pseudouridine synthase, coding for MLEIIVPGTFHNLLLKDFLRRHAGISLSLWRKIKHTGTVSLNGLPVTLPVNVQSGDVVRLTWQQESTLLPVAMPLSIIYEDNYLLVINKPPGLLVHPTTQEHTLSLANGVLAYYQQQNIACSFHPVHRLDRNTSGLILIAKFPHIQHILSSSNLKSIQRIYWALASGNMKQQQGIIDAPIGRSKDSIIQRTIDPEGQAAITAYKVLHSFSRGCLLELQLFTGRTHQIRVHLSSMGHPLWGDDLYGGSTALIQRHALHSYRMTFKHPVTEQLLDLTAPLPEDMYNLMQFLDQPVE
- a CDS encoding class II SORL domain-containing protein, whose product is MKIAEVIQTADWKAEKHVPVINAPAQVKAGEKFSVKVCVGQEIAHPNTTEHHIRWIKLYFKPTNGKFVYEVASFEFNAHGESTEGANKGPVYTETDSQASVKLTASGTFIATAYCNIHGLWESSQEITVE
- the uraA gene encoding uracil permease gives rise to the protein MTNRVIQIEERLPLLQTFPLSLQHLFAMFGATVLVPILFKVNPATILLFNGIGTLLYLMICKGKIPAYLGSSFAFISPVLAVIPQYGYSAALGGFIIAGVIFSVVALSISATGTKWIDVVFPPAAMGAIVAVIGLELAPVAAGMAGLTAEKLDLSVVTVSIFTLLVTVFGSILFRGFMSIIPILIGVLSGYILAAFTGLVDLSGIEKAPWFAIPQFYAPEFNFSAIAVIIPAALVVIAEHIGHLVVTGNIVGRDLTKDPGLHRSLLGNGLSTLLSGFFGSTPNTTYGENIGVMAITKVYSVWVIGGAAVLAIVLSFVGKLAAAIQSIPTAVMGGVSLLLFGVIAASGIRMLVESKVDYSRSRNLILTSIVLIIGVSGASITFGTVTLKGMALATIVSIIFSLAFKVLDVIGLTNDQQ
- a CDS encoding YajQ family cyclic di-GMP-binding protein; translated protein: MAKDCSFDIVSDVDMQEVDNAVNQTAKEISQRFDFRGSKSSIALEAEEIKIIGDDDYKLQSVIDILQTKIVKRGISLKALDYGKVEPASHGTVRQVIKIKKGIDKETAKLVVAAIKESKLKVQPQIMDDQVRVSGKNKDDLQNTMAKLKQMDFKVDLQFVNFRS
- a CDS encoding aspartate kinase; amino-acid sequence: MALIVKKFGGSSVATPEKILAVARRVLTEKSLEDKVVVVVSAMGDTTDDLISLANAVMDPVYNNSREMDMLLATGEQISIALLSMAFARLGQPAISLTGMQAGVQSNTAYGKGRILDITPERVLAELDKGKIVVVAGFQGVTPDGDIITLGRGGSDTSAVALAGALRADACEIFTDVDGIYSADPRVVPTARKMKEITYNEMLEMARLGAGVMQPRSVEMGKFYGVPIHVRSTFTQNEGTFIREEYTVEEKEFIIRGVTHDTNVAKIAVLGVPDRPGIAYKLFSALAEANIDVDMIVQSVRSTQKNIIDMVFTIAQPDIVQAKQIVEKIGEELGTMGVQVEENVAKVSVVGAGMLGNPGIAANMFGALADAEINIEVISTSEISISCVIKAEQVNEAVQAIHARFFSAS